One window of Epinephelus fuscoguttatus linkage group LG9, E.fuscoguttatus.final_Chr_v1 genomic DNA carries:
- the LOC125894526 gene encoding solute carrier family 4 member 11-like isoform X2, with protein MEARKVLHFVPSDAPSTGRSKNGYVFQEMELQDGEQDCGQDSPVKDHIYDNEIQISVPDPERPGLGLLNTTRKYVKPMNFQEEVRAHRDLDSFLAQASILLDEKAATLDEVLKRMLTNVVDEGHENCDVNEVMNSLFTDAGGKEFNVHLLSETIQGVTATSTGIRYQQSWLCILSSVRSLQRRHICIARLERPQNWGVNCCEARYVILILAPPRTKSTKTAIELGRTFSTMFSDISFRQKLLEAKTQEEFKQELVYQRQQLSIVTEKPVVEEVEDSDPRKGKALKCKDFFKVGKGVYDDLRRRLPLYPSDFTDGITGKDRCLLKYTTTAIFLYIAILLPAIAFGSLNDESTRGEIDVQKTIVGQSIGGVIYSLFAGSPLVIPLTTAPLAIFISVIRGICDDYDLDFDAFYACIGLWNSLFLILGGLFNVSLFMKLFKRSTEEVIALFISIAFVGDAVKGTVKIFQYFYHGPILATTNSTVVLQQIAELLEKANNQTGNMLRHQNETVSLMEHAEGHVSIFLPESLVVTTRERPILCLLLMLGTLWLGYALYLIKRSPYLNDKIREVVSDCALPISVVIFSFIGSYLFLDIELPMFSVHDGPIFNFPPFDKLSGMNTLSAVGLGFLLALLIFIDQNIVISLTHVPEHKLLKGTTFHWDLMLTGFINILMSCLGLPWMHAAFPHSSLHARQLAKVEQHVENGHLYTTIVSVKETRLTSLAANILIGLSAFMLPIPLQWIPKPVLYGLFLYIAATSLDGNQMVDRMCLLLKEQTSYPPTHYIRRVPQRKVHYFTAVQMIQLIILCAFGMYPLPYMKMVFPLLMILLVPVRISLLPRMIDAKYLDIMDSQHM; from the exons TATGTGAAGCCAATGAACTTCCAGGAGGAAGTGCGCGCCCACAGAGACCTGGACAGCTTCCTGGCCCAGGCGAGCATCCTTTTGGATGAGAAAGCTGCCACTCTGGACGAGGTCCTGAAGCGGATGTTAACTAACGTGGTGGACGAGGGCCACGAGAACTGTGATGTGAATGAGGTCATGAACTCGCTGTTCACTGACGCTGGCGGGAAGGAGTTTAATG TTCACCTTCTGTCAGAGACCATCCAGGGTGTCACTGCTACTTCTACTGGCATTCGTTACCAGCAGTCCTGGCTCTGTATTCT CTCCAGTGTGAGGAGCCTGCAGCGACGTCACATTTGCATCGCTCGCCTGGAGAGGCCACAGAACTGGGGCGTCAACTGCTGCGAGGCTCGTTATGTCATCCTCATCCTGGCCCCCCCTCGAACG AAAAGCACCAAGACGGCCATTGAGCTCGGTAGAACATTTTCCACGATGTTCTCCGACATTTCCTTCAGACAGAAGCTTCTGGAGGCCAAGACCCAGGAGGAGTTCAAACAGGAGCTGGTCTACCAGCGACAGCAGCTCTCCATCGTCACTGAGAAGCCGGTGGTGGAGGAAGTGGAGGACTCAGATCCACGTAAAGGGAAAGCACTTAAG TGCAAAGACTTCTTTAAGGTCGGTAAAGGTGTTTACGATGACCTCCGTCGCAGACTCCCCCTCTACCCCTCAGACTTCACAGACG GTATAACTGGGAAGGACCGCTGTCTGCTGAAGTACACCACTACTGCTATTTTCCTCTACATTGCCATTCTGTTGCCCGCCATTGCCTTCGGCTCACTGAATGATGAAAGCACACGAGGAGAGATAG ATGTTCAGAAGACCATTGTCGGTCAGAGCATCGGAGGAGTGATCTATTCTTTGTTTGCTGGCTCACCTCTTGTCATTCCACTGACCACTGCACCTCTTGCCATCTTCATAAGCG TAATCAGGGGAATCTGTGATGACTACGACCTGGACTTTGATGCTTTCTACGCCTGCATCGGTTTATGGAACAGTCTGTTCCTCATCCTCGGAGGCCTATTCAACGTCAGCCTGTTTATGAAGCTCTTCAAACG CTCAACAGAAGAAGTCATTGCTTTGTTCATCTCCATAGCATTTGTTGGGGATGCAGTGAAAGGCACCGTCAAAA TTTTTCAGTACTTCTACCACGGGCCCATACTGGCGACCACAAACAGCACGGTGGTGCTTCAGCAGATTGCAGAGCTTCTAGAGAAGGCAAACAACCAGACGGGAAACATGCTCAGGCATCAAAATGAGACCGTGTCGCTGATGGAGCACGCAGAGGGACACGTGTCAATCTTCCTGCCTGAGTCTCTGGTGGTGACCACGAGAGAGAGGCCCatcctctgtctgctgctcatGTTGGGGACTCTATGGCTTGGCTACGCCCTCTACCTCATCAAGAGGAG CCCGTACCTGAATGACAAAATCAGAGAGGTTGTGTCTGACTGCGCTCTGCCGATCTCTGTGGTGATATTCTCCTTCATTGGCTCCTACCTCTTCCTCGACATAGAGC TTCCTATGTTCAGTGTCCACGATGGCCCCATCTTCAACTTCCCTCCATTTGATAAGCTGTCAGGAATGAACACACTGAGCGCGGTCGGGCTGGGGTTCCTCCTCGCGTTGCTCATCTTCATCGACCAGAACATCGTCATCTCACTCACACATGTACCAGAACACAA GTTGCTAAAAGGCACAACGTTCCACTGGGACTTAATGCTGACTGGCTTCATCAACATCCTCATGTCCTGTCTGGGGTTGCCATGGATGCACGCAGCCTTCCCACATTCCTCCCTGCACGCCCGTCAGCTGGCCAAAGTGGAACAGCACGTAGAGAATGGACACCTCTACACGAC TATTGTCAGTGTGAAGGAGACACGTCTGACCTCACTGGCAGCCAACATCCTGATCGGCCTGTCTGCGTTCATGCTGCCCATCCCTCTGCAGTGGATCCCCAAGCCCGTCCTCTACGGCCTCTTCCTCTACATCGCAGCCACTTCGCTTGATGGGAACCAGATGGTGGACCGCATGTGCCTGCTGCTGAAGGAACAG ACCTCTTATCCTCCCACACACTACATCCGCCGTGTCCCTCAGAGGAAGGTCCACTACTTCACAGCGGTGCAGATGATCCAGCTGATCATCCTGTGTGCGTTTGGGATGTATCCTCTGCCCTACATGAAGATGGTCTTCCCCCTTCTGATGATCCTGCTGGTGCCTGTCAG GATCAGCCTGCTTCCCCGAATGATCGACGCCAAGTATCTGGACATCATGGACTCCCAGCACATGTAG
- the LOC125894526 gene encoding solute carrier family 4 member 11-like isoform X1 — protein MKSKKEAEEMSGVSVNRFSEDAPSTGRSKNGYVFQEMELQDGEQDCGQDSPVKDHIYDNEIQISVPDPERPGLGLLNTTRKYVKPMNFQEEVRAHRDLDSFLAQASILLDEKAATLDEVLKRMLTNVVDEGHENCDVNEVMNSLFTDAGGKEFNVHLLSETIQGVTATSTGIRYQQSWLCILSSVRSLQRRHICIARLERPQNWGVNCCEARYVILILAPPRTKSTKTAIELGRTFSTMFSDISFRQKLLEAKTQEEFKQELVYQRQQLSIVTEKPVVEEVEDSDPRKGKALKCKDFFKVGKGVYDDLRRRLPLYPSDFTDGITGKDRCLLKYTTTAIFLYIAILLPAIAFGSLNDESTRGEIDVQKTIVGQSIGGVIYSLFAGSPLVIPLTTAPLAIFISVIRGICDDYDLDFDAFYACIGLWNSLFLILGGLFNVSLFMKLFKRSTEEVIALFISIAFVGDAVKGTVKIFQYFYHGPILATTNSTVVLQQIAELLEKANNQTGNMLRHQNETVSLMEHAEGHVSIFLPESLVVTTRERPILCLLLMLGTLWLGYALYLIKRSPYLNDKIREVVSDCALPISVVIFSFIGSYLFLDIELPMFSVHDGPIFNFPPFDKLSGMNTLSAVGLGFLLALLIFIDQNIVISLTHVPEHKLLKGTTFHWDLMLTGFINILMSCLGLPWMHAAFPHSSLHARQLAKVEQHVENGHLYTTIVSVKETRLTSLAANILIGLSAFMLPIPLQWIPKPVLYGLFLYIAATSLDGNQMVDRMCLLLKEQTSYPPTHYIRRVPQRKVHYFTAVQMIQLIILCAFGMYPLPYMKMVFPLLMILLVPVRISLLPRMIDAKYLDIMDSQHM, from the exons TATGTGAAGCCAATGAACTTCCAGGAGGAAGTGCGCGCCCACAGAGACCTGGACAGCTTCCTGGCCCAGGCGAGCATCCTTTTGGATGAGAAAGCTGCCACTCTGGACGAGGTCCTGAAGCGGATGTTAACTAACGTGGTGGACGAGGGCCACGAGAACTGTGATGTGAATGAGGTCATGAACTCGCTGTTCACTGACGCTGGCGGGAAGGAGTTTAATG TTCACCTTCTGTCAGAGACCATCCAGGGTGTCACTGCTACTTCTACTGGCATTCGTTACCAGCAGTCCTGGCTCTGTATTCT CTCCAGTGTGAGGAGCCTGCAGCGACGTCACATTTGCATCGCTCGCCTGGAGAGGCCACAGAACTGGGGCGTCAACTGCTGCGAGGCTCGTTATGTCATCCTCATCCTGGCCCCCCCTCGAACG AAAAGCACCAAGACGGCCATTGAGCTCGGTAGAACATTTTCCACGATGTTCTCCGACATTTCCTTCAGACAGAAGCTTCTGGAGGCCAAGACCCAGGAGGAGTTCAAACAGGAGCTGGTCTACCAGCGACAGCAGCTCTCCATCGTCACTGAGAAGCCGGTGGTGGAGGAAGTGGAGGACTCAGATCCACGTAAAGGGAAAGCACTTAAG TGCAAAGACTTCTTTAAGGTCGGTAAAGGTGTTTACGATGACCTCCGTCGCAGACTCCCCCTCTACCCCTCAGACTTCACAGACG GTATAACTGGGAAGGACCGCTGTCTGCTGAAGTACACCACTACTGCTATTTTCCTCTACATTGCCATTCTGTTGCCCGCCATTGCCTTCGGCTCACTGAATGATGAAAGCACACGAGGAGAGATAG ATGTTCAGAAGACCATTGTCGGTCAGAGCATCGGAGGAGTGATCTATTCTTTGTTTGCTGGCTCACCTCTTGTCATTCCACTGACCACTGCACCTCTTGCCATCTTCATAAGCG TAATCAGGGGAATCTGTGATGACTACGACCTGGACTTTGATGCTTTCTACGCCTGCATCGGTTTATGGAACAGTCTGTTCCTCATCCTCGGAGGCCTATTCAACGTCAGCCTGTTTATGAAGCTCTTCAAACG CTCAACAGAAGAAGTCATTGCTTTGTTCATCTCCATAGCATTTGTTGGGGATGCAGTGAAAGGCACCGTCAAAA TTTTTCAGTACTTCTACCACGGGCCCATACTGGCGACCACAAACAGCACGGTGGTGCTTCAGCAGATTGCAGAGCTTCTAGAGAAGGCAAACAACCAGACGGGAAACATGCTCAGGCATCAAAATGAGACCGTGTCGCTGATGGAGCACGCAGAGGGACACGTGTCAATCTTCCTGCCTGAGTCTCTGGTGGTGACCACGAGAGAGAGGCCCatcctctgtctgctgctcatGTTGGGGACTCTATGGCTTGGCTACGCCCTCTACCTCATCAAGAGGAG CCCGTACCTGAATGACAAAATCAGAGAGGTTGTGTCTGACTGCGCTCTGCCGATCTCTGTGGTGATATTCTCCTTCATTGGCTCCTACCTCTTCCTCGACATAGAGC TTCCTATGTTCAGTGTCCACGATGGCCCCATCTTCAACTTCCCTCCATTTGATAAGCTGTCAGGAATGAACACACTGAGCGCGGTCGGGCTGGGGTTCCTCCTCGCGTTGCTCATCTTCATCGACCAGAACATCGTCATCTCACTCACACATGTACCAGAACACAA GTTGCTAAAAGGCACAACGTTCCACTGGGACTTAATGCTGACTGGCTTCATCAACATCCTCATGTCCTGTCTGGGGTTGCCATGGATGCACGCAGCCTTCCCACATTCCTCCCTGCACGCCCGTCAGCTGGCCAAAGTGGAACAGCACGTAGAGAATGGACACCTCTACACGAC TATTGTCAGTGTGAAGGAGACACGTCTGACCTCACTGGCAGCCAACATCCTGATCGGCCTGTCTGCGTTCATGCTGCCCATCCCTCTGCAGTGGATCCCCAAGCCCGTCCTCTACGGCCTCTTCCTCTACATCGCAGCCACTTCGCTTGATGGGAACCAGATGGTGGACCGCATGTGCCTGCTGCTGAAGGAACAG ACCTCTTATCCTCCCACACACTACATCCGCCGTGTCCCTCAGAGGAAGGTCCACTACTTCACAGCGGTGCAGATGATCCAGCTGATCATCCTGTGTGCGTTTGGGATGTATCCTCTGCCCTACATGAAGATGGTCTTCCCCCTTCTGATGATCCTGCTGGTGCCTGTCAG GATCAGCCTGCTTCCCCGAATGATCGACGCCAAGTATCTGGACATCATGGACTCCCAGCACATGTAG